The Salvelinus namaycush isolate Seneca chromosome 28, SaNama_1.0, whole genome shotgun sequence genome contains a region encoding:
- the LOC120023490 gene encoding disheveled-associated activator of morphogenesis 1-like isoform X1: MAPRKRPGRGFSDIFCCFKGSDHPEITYRLRHDSNFTLQTMAPSLPMPPEEELDVMFSELVEELDLSGKHREVMFALPAEKKWQMYCSKKKEGEESKGATSWPEFYIDQLNSMAARKTLIALEKEDEEERNKTIESLKTALRTQPMRFVTRFIDLDGLTCILNFLKSMDYDTTESQIHTSLIGCIKALMNNSQGRSHVLSHTESINIIAQSLATENVKTKVAVLEIMGAVCLVPGGHRKILEAMLHYQKFACERTRFQTLLNDLDRSTGRYRDEVNLKTAIMSFINAVLSQGAGESSFEFRIHLRYEFLMLGIQPVIDKLRSHDNSTLDRHLDFFEMLRNEDELSLAKRFDTVHIDTKSATQVFELIKKKMSHTDAHPHFISVLQHCLLMPYKRSGNTVQYWLLLDRIVQQIVLQNDKGHDPDVTPLENFNVKNVVRMLVNENEVKQWKEQAEKMRKEHHELQQKFDKKERECDAKTQEKEDMMQTLNKMKEKLEKESSEHKQVKQQVADLSAQLHDLSTRPNPSVPGGPPFIPGAPGGPTAPPPMQAGMIPAPLPLTQGMPPPPPPPPPPPGGPPPPPGMAPFGLPPPPGAPMGPGLKKKNIPQPSNPLKSFNWAKLAENKLEGTVWTDVDDINVFKILDLEDIEKTFSAYQRQQDFLTLNNKKESEDDTVTSKKVKELSVIDGRRAQNCNILLSRLKLTNEEIKRAILTMDEHEDLPKDMLEQLLKFVPEKSDVDLLEEHKHELDRMAKADRFLYEMSRINHYQPRLQSLYFKKKFAERIIEVKPKVEALIRASKEVLQSRNLKQLLEVVLAFGNYMNKGQRGNAYGFKVSSLNKIADTKSSIDKNITLLHYLITILEHKYPKVAVFQEELQSVPEAAKVNMTELEKDINNLRSGLKSVETELEFQRGLPQVSGDKFVSVVSQFITVASFSFSDVEDSLTEAKELFLKAVQHFGEDATRMQPDEFFGIFDQFLQAFAEAKQENENMRRRKEEEERRARMEAQLKEQREKERKSRKAKENCEEDGEFDDLVSALRSGEVFDKDLSKMKRNRKRVNSSAETSRERPVTKLNL; encoded by the exons gagggagaagagagcaaGGGTGCGACTAGCTGGCCAGAGTTCTACATCGACCAATTGAATTCCATGGCTGCT AGGAAGACTCTTATTGCGCTGGaaaaggaggatgaggaagagaggaACAAGACCATAGAGAGCTTGAAGACCGCTCTAAGGACTCAACCAATGAG GTTTGTGACGCGGTTCATCGACCTGGACGGCCTAACCTGCATCCTGAACTTCCTGAAGAGCATGGACTACGACACCACTGAGTCCCAGATCCACACGTCGCTGATCGGCTGCATCAAGGCCCTGATGAACAACTCCCAGGGGCGCTCCCACGTGCTCTCCCACACAGAGAGCATCAACATCATCGCCCAGAGCCTGGCCACTGAGAACGTCAAGACCAAGGTGGCGGTGCTGGAGATCATGGGTGCTGTCTGTCTGGTGCCAGGAGGCCACAGGAAGATCCTGGAGGCCATGCTGCACTACCAGAAGTTTGCCTGCGAGAGGACTCGCTTCCAG ACTCTGCTGAATGACCTGGACAGGAGTACGGGGCGCTACAGGGACGAGGTCAACCTGAAAACAgccatcatgtccttcatcaatGCAGTGCTCAGTCAGGGAGCAGGGGAG TCAAGCTTTGAGTTCAGAATTCACCTGAGGTACGAGTTCCTTATGTTGGGCATCCAGCCAGTCATCGATAAACTGAGGTCCCACGACAACTCAACGTTAGACAG GCATTTGGACTTCTTTGAGATGCTGAGAAACGAGGATGAACTGTCGTTGGCAAAACGCTTTGACACT gtgCACATTGACACAAAAAGTGCCACGCAAGTGTTTGAACTCATAAAGAAGAAGATGAGCCACACAGATGCACACCCACACTTTATATCTGTCTTACAGCACTGTCTCCTTATGCCTT aCAAGCGTAGTGGGAACACGGTGCAGTACTGGCTCCTCCTGGACCGCATCGTCCAGCAGATCGTCCTTCAGAACGACAAAGGTCACGACCCTGACGTCACCCCTCTGGAGAACTTCAACGTGAAGAACGTGGTGCGAAt GCTGGTCAACGAGAATGAAGTCAAACAGTGGAAAGAACAGGCGGAGAAAATGAGAAAAG AGCACCATGAGCTGCAGCAGAAGTTTGACAAGAAGGAACGCGAGTGTGACGCCAAGACCCAGGAGAAGGAGGACATGATGCAGACGCTGAATAAGATGAAGGAGAAGCTGGAGAAAGAGTCCAGCGAGCACAAACAGGTCAAGCAGCAAGTGGCCGACCTCTCCGCCCAGCTGCATGACCTCAgcact AGGCCAAATCCAAGTGTTCCTGGTGGTCCTCCATTCATACCTGGGGCCCCTGGAGGTCCCACAGCACCCCCTCCCATGCAGGCTGGCATGATCCCAGCCCCTCTACCACTTACTCAGGGCATGCCTCCACCGccaccccctccaccccctccacccgGTGGACCCCCACCTCCTCCGGGCATGGCTCCCTTcggtctccctcctccccctggaGCGCCAATGGGACCTGGTCTGAAGAAGAAGAATATCCCCCAGCCTTCCAACCCACTCAAGTCATTCAACTGGGCTAAACTGGCTGAG AATAAGCTGGAGGGCACTGTGTGGACGGACGTCGATGACATAAATGTTTTCAAAATCCTGGACCTTGAGGACATCGAGAAGACCTTCTCTGCATACCAGAGACAGCAG GACTTCTTAACATTGAACAATAAG AAAGAGTCTGAAGATGACACAGTGACCTCCAAGAAGGTCAAGGAGCTGTCAGTCATCGACGGTCGCAGAGCCCagaactgtaacatcctcctctctcg GCTGAAGCTGACCAATGAGGAGATCAAGAGGGCCATCCTGACTATGGACGAACACGAGGATCTGCCCAAGGACATGCTGGAGCAG CTGCTGAAGTTTGTCCCAGAGAAGAGTGACGTGGATCTCCTGGAGGAGCACAAGCATGAGCTGGACCGCATGGCCAAGGCTGACCGCTTCCTCTACGAGATGAGCAG AATCAACCACTACCAGCCAAGGCTGCAGTCTCTCTACTTCAAAAAGAAATTTGCTGAAAGAATCATCGAAGTCAAACCTAAAGTTGAAG CACTGATCAGGGCATCTAAAGAGGTGCTGCAGAGTCGCAACCTCAAGCAGCTTCTGGAGGTGGTCCTGGCCTTCGGTAACTACATGAACAAGGGTCAGAGGGGGAACGCCTATGGCTTCAAAGTGTCCTCACTCAACAAGATTGCTGACACCAAGTCCAGCATTGACAA GAACATCACTCTGCTGCATTACCTGATCACCATCCTGGAGCATAAGTATCCCAAAGTGGCCGTGTTCCAGGAAGAGCTTCAGAGTGTTCCAGAGGCAGCCAAAGTCAA TATGACAGAGTTGGAGAAAGACATCAACAACTTGCGTTCTGGACTGAAGAGTGTGGAAACG GAGCTGGAGTTTCAGAGAGGTCTTCCTCAGGTTTCGGGGGATAAGTTTGTGTCTGTGGTGAGCCAGTTCATCACCGTGGCCAGCTTCAGCTTCTCAGACGTGGAGGATTCTCTGACCGAGGCCAAGGAGCTG TTTCTGAAGGCAGTGCAGCATTTTGGGGAGGATGCAACCCGTATGCAGCCTGACGAGTTCTTCGGAATCTTCGACCAATTCCTGCAGGCGTTCGCTGAGGCCAAGCAGGAGAATGAGAACATGCGCAGACgcaaggaggaagaggagcgaCGGGCCCGCATGGAAGCACAG CTGAAggagcagagggagaaggagCGCAAGTCCAGGAAGGCTAAGGAGAACTGTGAGGAGGACGGTGAGTTCGACGACCTGGTTTCAGCCCTGCGCTCTGGGGAGGTGTTCGATAAGGACCTGTCCAAGATGAAACGCAACCGCAAGCGCGTCAACTCATCAGCTGAGACCAGCAGGGAGCGGCCAGTCACCAAACTGAACCTCTAA
- the LOC120023490 gene encoding disheveled-associated activator of morphogenesis 1-like isoform X2: MAPRKRPGRGFSDIFCCFKGSDHPEITYRLRHDSNFTLQTMAPSLPMPPEEELDVMFSELVEELDLSGKHREVMFALPAEKKWQMYCSKKKEGEESKGATSWPEFYIDQLNSMAARKTLIALEKEDEEERNKTIESLKTALRTQPMRFVTRFIDLDGLTCILNFLKSMDYDTTESQIHTSLIGCIKALMNNSQGRSHVLSHTESINIIAQSLATENVKTKVAVLEIMGAVCLVPGGHRKILEAMLHYQKFACERTRFQTLLNDLDRSTGRYRDEVNLKTAIMSFINAVLSQGAGESSFEFRIHLRYEFLMLGIQPVIDKLRSHDNSTLDRHLDFFEMLRNEDELSLAKRFDTVHIDTKSATQVFELIKKKMSHTDAHPHFISVLQHCLLMPYKRSGNTVQYWLLLDRIVQQIVLQNDKGHDPDVTPLENFNVKNVVRMLVNENEVKQWKEQAEKMRKEHHELQQKFDKKERECDAKTQEKEDMMQTLNKMKEKLEKESSEHKQVKQQVADLSAQLHDLSTRPNPSVPGGPPFIPGAPGGPTAPPPMQAGMIPAPLPLTQGMPPPPPPPPPPPGGPPPPPGMAPFGLPPPPGAPMGPGLKKKNIPQPSNPLKSFNWAKLAENKLEGTVWTDVDDINVFKILDLEDIEKTFSAYQRQQKESEDDTVTSKKVKELSVIDGRRAQNCNILLSRLKLTNEEIKRAILTMDEHEDLPKDMLEQLLKFVPEKSDVDLLEEHKHELDRMAKADRFLYEMSRINHYQPRLQSLYFKKKFAERIIEVKPKVEALIRASKEVLQSRNLKQLLEVVLAFGNYMNKGQRGNAYGFKVSSLNKIADTKSSIDKNITLLHYLITILEHKYPKVAVFQEELQSVPEAAKVNMTELEKDINNLRSGLKSVETELEFQRGLPQVSGDKFVSVVSQFITVASFSFSDVEDSLTEAKELFLKAVQHFGEDATRMQPDEFFGIFDQFLQAFAEAKQENENMRRRKEEEERRARMEAQLKEQREKERKSRKAKENCEEDGEFDDLVSALRSGEVFDKDLSKMKRNRKRVNSSAETSRERPVTKLNL, translated from the exons gagggagaagagagcaaGGGTGCGACTAGCTGGCCAGAGTTCTACATCGACCAATTGAATTCCATGGCTGCT AGGAAGACTCTTATTGCGCTGGaaaaggaggatgaggaagagaggaACAAGACCATAGAGAGCTTGAAGACCGCTCTAAGGACTCAACCAATGAG GTTTGTGACGCGGTTCATCGACCTGGACGGCCTAACCTGCATCCTGAACTTCCTGAAGAGCATGGACTACGACACCACTGAGTCCCAGATCCACACGTCGCTGATCGGCTGCATCAAGGCCCTGATGAACAACTCCCAGGGGCGCTCCCACGTGCTCTCCCACACAGAGAGCATCAACATCATCGCCCAGAGCCTGGCCACTGAGAACGTCAAGACCAAGGTGGCGGTGCTGGAGATCATGGGTGCTGTCTGTCTGGTGCCAGGAGGCCACAGGAAGATCCTGGAGGCCATGCTGCACTACCAGAAGTTTGCCTGCGAGAGGACTCGCTTCCAG ACTCTGCTGAATGACCTGGACAGGAGTACGGGGCGCTACAGGGACGAGGTCAACCTGAAAACAgccatcatgtccttcatcaatGCAGTGCTCAGTCAGGGAGCAGGGGAG TCAAGCTTTGAGTTCAGAATTCACCTGAGGTACGAGTTCCTTATGTTGGGCATCCAGCCAGTCATCGATAAACTGAGGTCCCACGACAACTCAACGTTAGACAG GCATTTGGACTTCTTTGAGATGCTGAGAAACGAGGATGAACTGTCGTTGGCAAAACGCTTTGACACT gtgCACATTGACACAAAAAGTGCCACGCAAGTGTTTGAACTCATAAAGAAGAAGATGAGCCACACAGATGCACACCCACACTTTATATCTGTCTTACAGCACTGTCTCCTTATGCCTT aCAAGCGTAGTGGGAACACGGTGCAGTACTGGCTCCTCCTGGACCGCATCGTCCAGCAGATCGTCCTTCAGAACGACAAAGGTCACGACCCTGACGTCACCCCTCTGGAGAACTTCAACGTGAAGAACGTGGTGCGAAt GCTGGTCAACGAGAATGAAGTCAAACAGTGGAAAGAACAGGCGGAGAAAATGAGAAAAG AGCACCATGAGCTGCAGCAGAAGTTTGACAAGAAGGAACGCGAGTGTGACGCCAAGACCCAGGAGAAGGAGGACATGATGCAGACGCTGAATAAGATGAAGGAGAAGCTGGAGAAAGAGTCCAGCGAGCACAAACAGGTCAAGCAGCAAGTGGCCGACCTCTCCGCCCAGCTGCATGACCTCAgcact AGGCCAAATCCAAGTGTTCCTGGTGGTCCTCCATTCATACCTGGGGCCCCTGGAGGTCCCACAGCACCCCCTCCCATGCAGGCTGGCATGATCCCAGCCCCTCTACCACTTACTCAGGGCATGCCTCCACCGccaccccctccaccccctccacccgGTGGACCCCCACCTCCTCCGGGCATGGCTCCCTTcggtctccctcctccccctggaGCGCCAATGGGACCTGGTCTGAAGAAGAAGAATATCCCCCAGCCTTCCAACCCACTCAAGTCATTCAACTGGGCTAAACTGGCTGAG AATAAGCTGGAGGGCACTGTGTGGACGGACGTCGATGACATAAATGTTTTCAAAATCCTGGACCTTGAGGACATCGAGAAGACCTTCTCTGCATACCAGAGACAGCAG AAAGAGTCTGAAGATGACACAGTGACCTCCAAGAAGGTCAAGGAGCTGTCAGTCATCGACGGTCGCAGAGCCCagaactgtaacatcctcctctctcg GCTGAAGCTGACCAATGAGGAGATCAAGAGGGCCATCCTGACTATGGACGAACACGAGGATCTGCCCAAGGACATGCTGGAGCAG CTGCTGAAGTTTGTCCCAGAGAAGAGTGACGTGGATCTCCTGGAGGAGCACAAGCATGAGCTGGACCGCATGGCCAAGGCTGACCGCTTCCTCTACGAGATGAGCAG AATCAACCACTACCAGCCAAGGCTGCAGTCTCTCTACTTCAAAAAGAAATTTGCTGAAAGAATCATCGAAGTCAAACCTAAAGTTGAAG CACTGATCAGGGCATCTAAAGAGGTGCTGCAGAGTCGCAACCTCAAGCAGCTTCTGGAGGTGGTCCTGGCCTTCGGTAACTACATGAACAAGGGTCAGAGGGGGAACGCCTATGGCTTCAAAGTGTCCTCACTCAACAAGATTGCTGACACCAAGTCCAGCATTGACAA GAACATCACTCTGCTGCATTACCTGATCACCATCCTGGAGCATAAGTATCCCAAAGTGGCCGTGTTCCAGGAAGAGCTTCAGAGTGTTCCAGAGGCAGCCAAAGTCAA TATGACAGAGTTGGAGAAAGACATCAACAACTTGCGTTCTGGACTGAAGAGTGTGGAAACG GAGCTGGAGTTTCAGAGAGGTCTTCCTCAGGTTTCGGGGGATAAGTTTGTGTCTGTGGTGAGCCAGTTCATCACCGTGGCCAGCTTCAGCTTCTCAGACGTGGAGGATTCTCTGACCGAGGCCAAGGAGCTG TTTCTGAAGGCAGTGCAGCATTTTGGGGAGGATGCAACCCGTATGCAGCCTGACGAGTTCTTCGGAATCTTCGACCAATTCCTGCAGGCGTTCGCTGAGGCCAAGCAGGAGAATGAGAACATGCGCAGACgcaaggaggaagaggagcgaCGGGCCCGCATGGAAGCACAG CTGAAggagcagagggagaaggagCGCAAGTCCAGGAAGGCTAAGGAGAACTGTGAGGAGGACGGTGAGTTCGACGACCTGGTTTCAGCCCTGCGCTCTGGGGAGGTGTTCGATAAGGACCTGTCCAAGATGAAACGCAACCGCAAGCGCGTCAACTCATCAGCTGAGACCAGCAGGGAGCGGCCAGTCACCAAACTGAACCTCTAA